A stretch of Babylonia areolata isolate BAREFJ2019XMU chromosome 23, ASM4173473v1, whole genome shotgun sequence DNA encodes these proteins:
- the LOC143298368 gene encoding polycomb protein SCMH1-like produces MSSSSSRGCSYQYETQGTFSWDSYLVEQNAAAAPISCFKQWPEPPPTEFEVGMKLEASDPRNLTFICVASVVAIQGPRLRLRLDGSDNKNDFWRLVDSSDLHPIGFCEQHDGLLQPPLGFRMNQSIWPTFLQKTLHGAKIAPDRCFKKEPPTPRGNHFEVGMKLEAVDRKNSHLICPATVGAVNGDQIHVTFDGWRGAFDYWCRFDCRDIFPVKWCQTTGHPLQPPGQKGVSTYRANRHQKDKSDADLSVSVTSPAPGMPLPSPSPTSSNASTSALERQTQSPLEASHHSSPSLVTFSEPDSCSTQSVSGVCVYTNPGCYCGSYLNPVKVRGLPPRLGPGSLSRVLMETVQACIGCASDERKVFYLVKEGNGKANITATFQGRVHNKHLVAVERMSSFWSYLESFVEELGACENLLSSQPLSSPCPKCHWHRHRHPSSHLTSTPLSHHTSEEDGNSQASRRRWSTESTDSARGSRAIKTPRKQSTYEAEASSTTGDSHTAAAPRSSEPTHWSIEEVVQHIADTDTGLDAYVDLFRKHEIDGKAFLLLNSEMMMKYMGLKLGPVLKLCNIIEKLRARLK; encoded by the exons ATGTCATCCTCAAGTTCCAGAGGATGTTCTTATCAGTATGAAACTCAAG GTACCTTTTCATGGGACAGTTATCTCGTTGAGCAAAATGCTGCAGCAGCACCTATCAGTTGCTTCAAACAG TGGCCAGAGCCTCCCCCCACAGAGTTTGAGGTGGGCATGAAGCTGGAGGCCTCTGACCCCCGCAACTTGACCTTCATCTGCGTCGCCTCTGTGGTAGCCATCCAGGGCCCACGACTCCGGTTGAGACTTGATGGGAGCGACAACAAGAATGACTTTTGGCGGCTGGTGGATTCCTCTGATCTTCACCCCATTGGCTTTTGTGAGCAGCATGATGGCTTGCTGCAGCCACCCTTAG GTTTCAGGATGAATCAGTCGATCTGGCCAACTttccttcaaaaaacattgcacGGGGCTAAGATTGCTCCTGACCGATGCTTTAAAAAG GAGCCGCCCACTCCGCGTGGTAACCACTTTGAAGTGGGCATGAAGCTGGAAGCTGTGGACCGTAAAAACTCGCACTTGATTTGTCCGGCCACAGTGGGGGCAGTCAACGGTGACCAGATCCATGTCACCTTTGACGGTTGGCGTGGGGCCTTTGACTACTGGTGTCGGTTTGACTGTCGCGACATCTTTCCGGTCAAGTGGTGCCAGACCACTGGCCATCCCTTGCAGCCACCTGGTCAGAAAG GTGTGTCGACCTACAGAGCCAACCGACACCAGAAGGACAAATCAGACGCCGACTTGTCGGTCAGCGTGACCTCGCCGGCCCCTGGGATgcccctcccatctccctcccccacctcctccaacgCCTCCACCTCTGCCTTGGAGAGGCAGACCCAGTCGCCCCTGGAGGCGAGCCATCACTCTTCTCCATCGCTGGTCACCTTCTCTGAGCCCGATTCCTGTTCTACACAGAGCGTTTCCGGTG TGTGTGTCTACACCAACCCAGGGTGCTACTGTGGTAGCTACCTGAACCCTGTTAAAGTGCGGGGACTTCCACCCCGCCTGGGTCCAGGTAGTCTGAGCCGGGTGTTGATGGAGACGGTTCAAGCCTGCATCGGCTGTGCTTCTGACGAGAGGAAAGTGTTCTACCTGGTGAAGGAGGGCAACGGCAAAGCCAACATCACAG CGACGTTCCAGGGCAGGGTGCACAACAAACACCTGGTGGCGGTGGAGCGTATGTCCTCCTTTTGGTCGTACCTGGAGAGCTTTGTGGAGGAGCTGGGGGCCTGCGAGAACCTGCTGTCCAGCCAGCCCTTGTCCAGCCCCTGCCCCAAGTGCCACTggcaccgccaccgccacccctccagccacctcacctccacacccctctcccaccaca CGTCAGAAGAAGATGGTAACAGCCAAGCTTCAAGGAGACGCTGGTCAACAGAGTCCACAGACAGTGCCCGTGGGTCCAGGGCAATCAAAACTCCCCGCAAACAGTCCACATATGAGGCTGAAG CGAGTTCGACGACTGGAGACTCCCACACAGCGGCAGCTCCCCGGTCCTCTGAGCCGACCCACTGGTCCATCGAAGAGGTGGTGCAGCACattgcagacacagacaccggACTGGATGCCTACGTGGATCTGTTCAGGAAGCAC GAGATTGACGGCAAAGCCTTTCTACTGCTGAACAGTGaaatgatgatgaaatacatgGGACTCAAACTGGGGCCTGTCCTCAAGCTGTGCAACATCATCGAAAAGTTGAGGGCTCGACTCAAGTGA
- the LOC143298369 gene encoding anaphase-promoting complex subunit 13-like, whose protein sequence is MDSEIQRWQRQGQLMDLIDEKWREDILPNEDIAVPQMELPELEQDNGPSTETLQEQEQKWSDLALQSLHEQPPTSTQS, encoded by the coding sequence ATGGATAGTGAAATTCAGCGTTGGCAGAGACAGGGTCAGCTAATGGATCTGATTGACGAAAAATGGAGGGAGGACATTCTTCCCAATGAAGACATTGCCGTGCCACAGATGGAGCTTCCTGAGTTGGAGCAAGACAATGGACCGTCCACAGAAACCCTGCAAGAGCAGGAACAGAAGTGGAGCGATTTGGCATTGCAGTCTCTGCACGAACAGCCCCCCACTTCTACACAGAGCTga